A window of the Gasterosteus aculeatus chromosome 21, fGasAcu3.hap1.1, whole genome shotgun sequence genome harbors these coding sequences:
- the hhla2b.2 gene encoding uncharacterized protein hhla2b.2 isoform X2: MFACGRVVFLVVVTFLRTVQASTDAVPCVAMETCLLPCRFSPGGDLVVHWIQEKTKHNVHSFYHDQNQLGAQDPSFRGRTALFQDQIAGGNASLRLTGVTIQDEGTYKCYTGTNERTMEVFILLQVNAPVRRVDIQQAEDSITCSSEGIYPQPGLTWSTRPPSNRSLWSPTVQQTAQQLFSISSSVPNPAADLDYICTVSGGGTKRTATWARPTSISGSESGTTIPCASLPAPHTSLTWRFNHSHTILKQNGSSSKVSDGWTQHVEISTESTDLTLKDLSSAQEGIYTCELSNSEETYVANTFLRVKTSPGSGSNAAGGIAVGVVAAVLILALVVSVVVFIFIRNKETDTTGPSEEEESMK; this comes from the exons ATGTTTGCGTGCGGACGCGTCGTGTTTCTTGTGGTCGTGACCTTCCTGAGGACCGTTCAGG CTTCTACAGATGCTGTGCCctgcgttgccatggagacctgCCTCCTACCCTGCAGGTTTTCTCCCGGTGGGGACTTGGTCGTCCACTGGATCCAGGAGAAAACTAAACACAACGTGCACTCCTTCTACCACGACCAAAACCAGCTCGGGGCCCAGGACCCGTCCTTCAGGGGCCGGACGGCGCTGTTCCAGGATCAGATCGCTGGAGGAAACGCCTCCCTCCGTCTGACCGGGGTCACCATCCAGGACGAGGGAACCTACAAGTGCTACACCGGGACCAACGAGAGGACCATGGAGGTCTTCATCCTCCTGCAAGTGAACG CTCCGGTCCGTAGAGTGGACATCCAGCAGGCAGAAGACAGCATCACCTGCAGCTCAGAGGGGATCTACCCTCAACCTGGGCTCACCTGGTCCACCAGACCTCCGTCCAACCGGAGCCTCTGGAGCCCAACAGTGCAGCAGACTGCACAGCAGCTCTTCAGCATCAGCAGCTCTGTCCCGAATCCAGCTGCTGATCTGGACTACATCTGCACCGTCAGCGGCGGAGGAACCAAAAGGACGGCCACGTGGGCTCGACCAA CCTCCATCAGCGGGTCAGAGTCTGGAACGACGATCCCCTGTGCGTCCTTACCCGCCCCTCATACCAGTCTCACCTGGAGGTTCAACCACAGTCACACCATTCTGAAGCAGAACGGGTCCAGCAGCAAGGTCTCAGACGGCTGGACTCAGCATGTGGAGATCTCGACAGAGTCGACCGACCTCACGCTAAAGGACCTGTCTTCAGCTCAGGAGGGGATTTACACCTGTGAGCTCAGTAACAGCGAGGAGACATACGTAGCCAACACCTTTCTGAGGGTGAAGACGAGTCCAG GTTCAGGCTCGAATGCTGCTGGAGGCATTGCAGTTGGAGTAGTTGCAGCAGTTTTAATTTTAGCCCTTGTGGTCTCAGTGGtagtcttcatcttcatcag AAACAAGGAAACGGATACCACGGGTCCGTCAGAGGAGGAAGAATCCATGAA ATGA
- the hhla2b.2 gene encoding uncharacterized protein hhla2b.2 isoform X1: MFACGRVVFLVVVTFLRTVQASTDAVPCVAMETCLLPCRFSPGGDLVVHWIQEKTKHNVHSFYHDQNQLGAQDPSFRGRTALFQDQIAGGNASLRLTGVTIQDEGTYKCYTGTNERTMEVFILLQVNAPVRRVDIQQAEDSITCSSEGIYPQPGLTWSTRPPSNRSLWSPTVQQTAQQLFSISSSVPNPAADLDYICTVSGGGTKRTATWARPTSISGSESGTTIPCASLPAPHTSLTWRFNHSHTILKQNGSSSKVSDGWTQHVEISTESTDLTLKDLSSAQEGIYTCELSNSEETYVANTFLRVKTSPGSGSNAAGGIAVGVVAAVLILALVVSVVVFIFIRNKETDTTGPSEEEESMNR; encoded by the exons ATGTTTGCGTGCGGACGCGTCGTGTTTCTTGTGGTCGTGACCTTCCTGAGGACCGTTCAGG CTTCTACAGATGCTGTGCCctgcgttgccatggagacctgCCTCCTACCCTGCAGGTTTTCTCCCGGTGGGGACTTGGTCGTCCACTGGATCCAGGAGAAAACTAAACACAACGTGCACTCCTTCTACCACGACCAAAACCAGCTCGGGGCCCAGGACCCGTCCTTCAGGGGCCGGACGGCGCTGTTCCAGGATCAGATCGCTGGAGGAAACGCCTCCCTCCGTCTGACCGGGGTCACCATCCAGGACGAGGGAACCTACAAGTGCTACACCGGGACCAACGAGAGGACCATGGAGGTCTTCATCCTCCTGCAAGTGAACG CTCCGGTCCGTAGAGTGGACATCCAGCAGGCAGAAGACAGCATCACCTGCAGCTCAGAGGGGATCTACCCTCAACCTGGGCTCACCTGGTCCACCAGACCTCCGTCCAACCGGAGCCTCTGGAGCCCAACAGTGCAGCAGACTGCACAGCAGCTCTTCAGCATCAGCAGCTCTGTCCCGAATCCAGCTGCTGATCTGGACTACATCTGCACCGTCAGCGGCGGAGGAACCAAAAGGACGGCCACGTGGGCTCGACCAA CCTCCATCAGCGGGTCAGAGTCTGGAACGACGATCCCCTGTGCGTCCTTACCCGCCCCTCATACCAGTCTCACCTGGAGGTTCAACCACAGTCACACCATTCTGAAGCAGAACGGGTCCAGCAGCAAGGTCTCAGACGGCTGGACTCAGCATGTGGAGATCTCGACAGAGTCGACCGACCTCACGCTAAAGGACCTGTCTTCAGCTCAGGAGGGGATTTACACCTGTGAGCTCAGTAACAGCGAGGAGACATACGTAGCCAACACCTTTCTGAGGGTGAAGACGAGTCCAG GTTCAGGCTCGAATGCTGCTGGAGGCATTGCAGTTGGAGTAGTTGCAGCAGTTTTAATTTTAGCCCTTGTGGTCTCAGTGGtagtcttcatcttcatcag AAACAAGGAAACGGATACCACGGGTCCGTCAGAGGAGGAAGAATCCATGAA CAGATGA
- the hhla2b.2 gene encoding HERV-H LTR-associating protein 2 isoform X3 — translation MFACGRVVFLVVVTFLRTVQASTDAVPCVAMETCLLPCRFSPGGDLVVHWIQEKTKHNVHSFYHDQNQLGAQDPSFRGRTALFQDQIAGGNASLRLTGVTIQDEGTYKCYTGTNERTMEVFILLQVNAPVRRVDIQQAEDSITCSSEGIYPQPGLTWSTRPPSNRSLWSPTVQQTAQQLFSISSSVPNPAADLDYICTVSGGGTKRTATWARPTSISGSESGTTIPCASLPAPHTSLTWRFNHSHTILKQNGSSSKVSDGWTQHVEISTESTDLTLKDLSSAQEGIYTCELSNSEETYVANTFLRVKTSPGSGSNAAGGIAVGVVAAVLILALVVSVVVFIFISR, via the exons ATGTTTGCGTGCGGACGCGTCGTGTTTCTTGTGGTCGTGACCTTCCTGAGGACCGTTCAGG CTTCTACAGATGCTGTGCCctgcgttgccatggagacctgCCTCCTACCCTGCAGGTTTTCTCCCGGTGGGGACTTGGTCGTCCACTGGATCCAGGAGAAAACTAAACACAACGTGCACTCCTTCTACCACGACCAAAACCAGCTCGGGGCCCAGGACCCGTCCTTCAGGGGCCGGACGGCGCTGTTCCAGGATCAGATCGCTGGAGGAAACGCCTCCCTCCGTCTGACCGGGGTCACCATCCAGGACGAGGGAACCTACAAGTGCTACACCGGGACCAACGAGAGGACCATGGAGGTCTTCATCCTCCTGCAAGTGAACG CTCCGGTCCGTAGAGTGGACATCCAGCAGGCAGAAGACAGCATCACCTGCAGCTCAGAGGGGATCTACCCTCAACCTGGGCTCACCTGGTCCACCAGACCTCCGTCCAACCGGAGCCTCTGGAGCCCAACAGTGCAGCAGACTGCACAGCAGCTCTTCAGCATCAGCAGCTCTGTCCCGAATCCAGCTGCTGATCTGGACTACATCTGCACCGTCAGCGGCGGAGGAACCAAAAGGACGGCCACGTGGGCTCGACCAA CCTCCATCAGCGGGTCAGAGTCTGGAACGACGATCCCCTGTGCGTCCTTACCCGCCCCTCATACCAGTCTCACCTGGAGGTTCAACCACAGTCACACCATTCTGAAGCAGAACGGGTCCAGCAGCAAGGTCTCAGACGGCTGGACTCAGCATGTGGAGATCTCGACAGAGTCGACCGACCTCACGCTAAAGGACCTGTCTTCAGCTCAGGAGGGGATTTACACCTGTGAGCTCAGTAACAGCGAGGAGACATACGTAGCCAACACCTTTCTGAGGGTGAAGACGAGTCCAG GTTCAGGCTCGAATGCTGCTGGAGGCATTGCAGTTGGAGTAGTTGCAGCAGTTTTAATTTTAGCCCTTGTGGTCTCAGTGGtagtcttcatcttcatcag CAGATGA
- the hhla2b.2 gene encoding HERV-H LTR-associating protein 2 isoform X4, which yields MFACGRVVFLVVVTFLRTVQASTDAVPCVAMETCLLPCRFSPGGDLVVHWIQEKTKHNVHSFYHDQNQLGAQDPSFRGRTALFQDQIAGGNASLRLTGVTIQDEGTYKCYTGTNERTMEVFILLQVNAPVRRVDIQQAEDSITCSSEGIYPQPGLTWSTRPPSNRSLWSPTVQQTAQQLFSISSSVPNPAADLDYICTVSGGGTKRTATWARPTSISGSESGTTIPCASLPAPHTSLTWRFNHSHTILKQNGSSSKVSDGWTQHVEISTESTDLTLKDLSSAQEGIYTCELSNSEETYVANTFLRVKTSPGSGSNAAGGIAVGVVAAVLILALVVSVVVFIFIR from the exons ATGTTTGCGTGCGGACGCGTCGTGTTTCTTGTGGTCGTGACCTTCCTGAGGACCGTTCAGG CTTCTACAGATGCTGTGCCctgcgttgccatggagacctgCCTCCTACCCTGCAGGTTTTCTCCCGGTGGGGACTTGGTCGTCCACTGGATCCAGGAGAAAACTAAACACAACGTGCACTCCTTCTACCACGACCAAAACCAGCTCGGGGCCCAGGACCCGTCCTTCAGGGGCCGGACGGCGCTGTTCCAGGATCAGATCGCTGGAGGAAACGCCTCCCTCCGTCTGACCGGGGTCACCATCCAGGACGAGGGAACCTACAAGTGCTACACCGGGACCAACGAGAGGACCATGGAGGTCTTCATCCTCCTGCAAGTGAACG CTCCGGTCCGTAGAGTGGACATCCAGCAGGCAGAAGACAGCATCACCTGCAGCTCAGAGGGGATCTACCCTCAACCTGGGCTCACCTGGTCCACCAGACCTCCGTCCAACCGGAGCCTCTGGAGCCCAACAGTGCAGCAGACTGCACAGCAGCTCTTCAGCATCAGCAGCTCTGTCCCGAATCCAGCTGCTGATCTGGACTACATCTGCACCGTCAGCGGCGGAGGAACCAAAAGGACGGCCACGTGGGCTCGACCAA CCTCCATCAGCGGGTCAGAGTCTGGAACGACGATCCCCTGTGCGTCCTTACCCGCCCCTCATACCAGTCTCACCTGGAGGTTCAACCACAGTCACACCATTCTGAAGCAGAACGGGTCCAGCAGCAAGGTCTCAGACGGCTGGACTCAGCATGTGGAGATCTCGACAGAGTCGACCGACCTCACGCTAAAGGACCTGTCTTCAGCTCAGGAGGGGATTTACACCTGTGAGCTCAGTAACAGCGAGGAGACATACGTAGCCAACACCTTTCTGAGGGTGAAGACGAGTCCAG GTTCAGGCTCGAATGCTGCTGGAGGCATTGCAGTTGGAGTAGTTGCAGCAGTTTTAATTTTAGCCCTTGTGGTCTCAGTGGtagtcttcatcttcatcag ATGA
- the LOC120811796 gene encoding CD276 antigen isoform X1, with product MAAIRTWACFLLWVGLTRQDKAPDVVVTCVVSEECVLPCSFEPAGEETVEWFKQEVMVYKFRREEDGGRDNGGNHSDSSKQEHRGPESQQLAGRASVLPQLVTRGNATLVVRGSGLKDRGTYRCHVHTSQGEHSAKVIVKVEAPIRGLSLELSRLSGYEEMKCTVRDVFPAPRVAWATEPPTFQDLRPVTRALANKRGLYTVDSRLKRLSGQPDLVYVCKVTTSYGGPAWTSSLREREIRGAEGKDLTIPCSAPPYLNRPFLDWSFSDGKDPSHILTYDSRTGDGASSPPWVDHVELDSFRVLFGDGSLRLMDPKPSEHSGSYTCVFSLQHNTHTERSDVTIEPPPGGRSSAGQPSYWWIVGLVVAVLVGALVSMLVYLKVKGGSSKPGGNTEEATELNVVKGRPVGVSTRAPPHRDTRGSQRAVTMTTCGGLSLVPLNSTDLRTNNNDGN from the exons ATGGCGGCCATCCGGACCTGGGCCTGTTTCCTGCTGTGGGTCGGCCTCACCAGGCAGGACAAAGCTCCAG ACGTGGTCGTGACGTGCGTGGTCTCCGAGGAGTGCGTGCTCCCCTGCAGCTTCGAGCCGGCCGGCGAGGAGACCGTCGAGTggttcaaacaggaagtgatggtCTACAAGTTTCGGCGGGAAGAAGACGGTGGCCGCGACAACGGCGGTAACCACAGCGACAGCAGCAAGCAGGAGCACCGGGGCCCGGAGAGCCAGCAGCTCGCCGGCCGGGCCTCCGTTTTACCGCAGCTGGTAACCCGCGGCAACGCCACGCTTGTGGTCAGGGGGAGCGGCCTGAAGGACCGAGGCACGTACAGGTGTCACGTTCACACCTCGCAGGGCGAGCACAGCGCCAAGGTCATCGTGAAGGTCGAAG cgCCCATTCGAGGCCTGTCCCTGGAGCTGTCCCGCCTGAGCGGCTACGAGGAGATGAAGTGCACCGTGCGCGACGTCTTCCCGGCGCCCCGCGTGGCGTGGGCCACCGAGCCGCCCACCTTCCAGGACCTGCGGCCGGTCACGCGCGCGCTGGCCAACAAGCGCGGGCTGTACACGGTGGACAGCCGCCTCAAGAGGCTCAGCGGGCAGCCCGACCTCGTCTACGTCTGCAAGGTCACGACCTCCTACGGGGGCCCGGCCTGGACCTCCTCGCTCAGGGAGAGAG AGATACGAGGCGCCGAAGGGAAGGACCTGACCATCCCCTGCTCCGCCCCTCCTTACCTGAACCGGCCCTTCCTCGACTGGAGCTTCTCCGACGGGAAGGACCCCTCCCACATCCTCACCTACGACAGCCGGACGGGGGACGGCGCCTCCTCGCCGCCGTGGGTCGACCACGTGGAGCTGGACAGCTTCAGGGTGCTGTTCGGGGACGGCTCCCTGCGGCTGATGGACCCGAAGCCCTCGGAGCACTCGGGCAGCTACACGTGCGTCTTCTCGCTGCAGCACAACACGCACACGGAGCGCAGCGACGTCACCATCGAGCCCCCCCCCG GTGGGCGGAGCTCCGCAGGGCAGCCGTCCTATTGGTGGATAGTGGGCCTGGTGGTCGCCGTGCTGGTGGGGGCTCTGGTCAGCATGCTGGTCTACCTGAAGGTCAAAG GAGGAAGCTCAAAGCCCGGAGGCAACACCGAGGAGGCGACGGAGCTGAACGTAGTCAAAGGTCGGCCTGTGGGCGTCTCTACACGTGCACCTCCTCACCGGGACACCCGGGGGAGCCAGAGGGCCGTCACCATGACGACCTGTGGTGGACTCTCACTGGTACCTCTCA ACTCAACCGACCTGAGAACCAACAACAACGACGGCAACTAA
- the LOC120811796 gene encoding HERV-H LTR-associating protein 2 isoform X4 — protein sequence MAAIRTWACFLLWVGLTRQDKAPDVVVTCVVSEECVLPCSFEPAGEETVEWFKQEVMVYKFRREEDGGRDNGGNHSDSSKQEHRGPESQQLAGRASVLPQLVTRGNATLVVRGSGLKDRGTYRCHVHTSQGEHSAKVIVKVEAPIRGLSLELSRLSGYEEMKCTVRDVFPAPRVAWATEPPTFQDLRPVTRALANKRGLYTVDSRLKRLSGQPDLVYVCKVTTSYGGPAWTSSLREREIRGAEGKDLTIPCSAPPYLNRPFLDWSFSDGKDPSHILTYDSRTGDGASSPPWVDHVELDSFRVLFGDGSLRLMDPKPSEHSGSYTCVFSLQHNTHTERSDVTIEPPPGGRSSAGQPSYWWIVGLVVAVLVGALVSMLVYLKVKGGSSKPGGNTEEATELNVVKDSTDLRTNNNDGN from the exons ATGGCGGCCATCCGGACCTGGGCCTGTTTCCTGCTGTGGGTCGGCCTCACCAGGCAGGACAAAGCTCCAG ACGTGGTCGTGACGTGCGTGGTCTCCGAGGAGTGCGTGCTCCCCTGCAGCTTCGAGCCGGCCGGCGAGGAGACCGTCGAGTggttcaaacaggaagtgatggtCTACAAGTTTCGGCGGGAAGAAGACGGTGGCCGCGACAACGGCGGTAACCACAGCGACAGCAGCAAGCAGGAGCACCGGGGCCCGGAGAGCCAGCAGCTCGCCGGCCGGGCCTCCGTTTTACCGCAGCTGGTAACCCGCGGCAACGCCACGCTTGTGGTCAGGGGGAGCGGCCTGAAGGACCGAGGCACGTACAGGTGTCACGTTCACACCTCGCAGGGCGAGCACAGCGCCAAGGTCATCGTGAAGGTCGAAG cgCCCATTCGAGGCCTGTCCCTGGAGCTGTCCCGCCTGAGCGGCTACGAGGAGATGAAGTGCACCGTGCGCGACGTCTTCCCGGCGCCCCGCGTGGCGTGGGCCACCGAGCCGCCCACCTTCCAGGACCTGCGGCCGGTCACGCGCGCGCTGGCCAACAAGCGCGGGCTGTACACGGTGGACAGCCGCCTCAAGAGGCTCAGCGGGCAGCCCGACCTCGTCTACGTCTGCAAGGTCACGACCTCCTACGGGGGCCCGGCCTGGACCTCCTCGCTCAGGGAGAGAG AGATACGAGGCGCCGAAGGGAAGGACCTGACCATCCCCTGCTCCGCCCCTCCTTACCTGAACCGGCCCTTCCTCGACTGGAGCTTCTCCGACGGGAAGGACCCCTCCCACATCCTCACCTACGACAGCCGGACGGGGGACGGCGCCTCCTCGCCGCCGTGGGTCGACCACGTGGAGCTGGACAGCTTCAGGGTGCTGTTCGGGGACGGCTCCCTGCGGCTGATGGACCCGAAGCCCTCGGAGCACTCGGGCAGCTACACGTGCGTCTTCTCGCTGCAGCACAACACGCACACGGAGCGCAGCGACGTCACCATCGAGCCCCCCCCCG GTGGGCGGAGCTCCGCAGGGCAGCCGTCCTATTGGTGGATAGTGGGCCTGGTGGTCGCCGTGCTGGTGGGGGCTCTGGTCAGCATGCTGGTCTACCTGAAGGTCAAAG GAGGAAGCTCAAAGCCCGGAGGCAACACCGAGGAGGCGACGGAGCTGAACGTAGTCAAAG ACTCAACCGACCTGAGAACCAACAACAACGACGGCAACTAA
- the LOC120811796 gene encoding CD276 antigen isoform X3, with protein MAAIRTWACFLLWVGLTRQDKAPDVVVTCVVSEECVLPCSFEPAGEETVEWFKQEVMVYKFRREEDGGRDNGGNHSDSSKQEHRGPESQQLAGRASVLPQLVTRGNATLVVRGSGLKDRGTYRCHVHTSQGEHSAKVIVKVEAPIRGLSLELSRLSGYEEMKCTVRDVFPAPRVAWATEPPTFQDLRPVTRALANKRGLYTVDSRLKRLSGQPDLVYVCKVTTSYGGPAWTSSLREREIRGAEGKDLTIPCSAPPYLNRPFLDWSFSDGKDPSHILTYDSRTGDGASSPPWVDHVELDSFRVLFGDGSLRLMDPKPSEHSGSYTCVFSLQHNTHTERSDVTIEPPPGGRSSAGQPSYWWIVGLVVAVLVGALVSMLVYLKVKGGSSKPGGNTEEATELNVVKGRPVGVSTRAPPHRDTRGSQRAVTMTTCGGLSLTQPT; from the exons ATGGCGGCCATCCGGACCTGGGCCTGTTTCCTGCTGTGGGTCGGCCTCACCAGGCAGGACAAAGCTCCAG ACGTGGTCGTGACGTGCGTGGTCTCCGAGGAGTGCGTGCTCCCCTGCAGCTTCGAGCCGGCCGGCGAGGAGACCGTCGAGTggttcaaacaggaagtgatggtCTACAAGTTTCGGCGGGAAGAAGACGGTGGCCGCGACAACGGCGGTAACCACAGCGACAGCAGCAAGCAGGAGCACCGGGGCCCGGAGAGCCAGCAGCTCGCCGGCCGGGCCTCCGTTTTACCGCAGCTGGTAACCCGCGGCAACGCCACGCTTGTGGTCAGGGGGAGCGGCCTGAAGGACCGAGGCACGTACAGGTGTCACGTTCACACCTCGCAGGGCGAGCACAGCGCCAAGGTCATCGTGAAGGTCGAAG cgCCCATTCGAGGCCTGTCCCTGGAGCTGTCCCGCCTGAGCGGCTACGAGGAGATGAAGTGCACCGTGCGCGACGTCTTCCCGGCGCCCCGCGTGGCGTGGGCCACCGAGCCGCCCACCTTCCAGGACCTGCGGCCGGTCACGCGCGCGCTGGCCAACAAGCGCGGGCTGTACACGGTGGACAGCCGCCTCAAGAGGCTCAGCGGGCAGCCCGACCTCGTCTACGTCTGCAAGGTCACGACCTCCTACGGGGGCCCGGCCTGGACCTCCTCGCTCAGGGAGAGAG AGATACGAGGCGCCGAAGGGAAGGACCTGACCATCCCCTGCTCCGCCCCTCCTTACCTGAACCGGCCCTTCCTCGACTGGAGCTTCTCCGACGGGAAGGACCCCTCCCACATCCTCACCTACGACAGCCGGACGGGGGACGGCGCCTCCTCGCCGCCGTGGGTCGACCACGTGGAGCTGGACAGCTTCAGGGTGCTGTTCGGGGACGGCTCCCTGCGGCTGATGGACCCGAAGCCCTCGGAGCACTCGGGCAGCTACACGTGCGTCTTCTCGCTGCAGCACAACACGCACACGGAGCGCAGCGACGTCACCATCGAGCCCCCCCCCG GTGGGCGGAGCTCCGCAGGGCAGCCGTCCTATTGGTGGATAGTGGGCCTGGTGGTCGCCGTGCTGGTGGGGGCTCTGGTCAGCATGCTGGTCTACCTGAAGGTCAAAG GAGGAAGCTCAAAGCCCGGAGGCAACACCGAGGAGGCGACGGAGCTGAACGTAGTCAAAGGTCGGCCTGTGGGCGTCTCTACACGTGCACCTCCTCACCGGGACACCCGGGGGAGCCAGAGGGCCGTCACCATGACGACCTGTGGTGGACTCTCACTG ACTCAACCGACCTGA
- the LOC120811796 gene encoding CD276 antigen isoform X2 — protein sequence MAAIRTWACFLLWVGLTRQDKAPDVVVTCVVSEECVLPCSFEPAGEETVEWFKQEVMVYKFRREEDGGRDNGGNHSDSSKQEHRGPESQQLAGRASVLPQLVTRGNATLVVRGSGLKDRGTYRCHVHTSQGEHSAKVIVKVEAPIRGLSLELSRLSGYEEMKCTVRDVFPAPRVAWATEPPTFQDLRPVTRALANKRGLYTVDSRLKRLSGQPDLVYVCKVTTSYGGPAWTSSLREREIRGAEGKDLTIPCSAPPYLNRPFLDWSFSDGKDPSHILTYDSRTGDGASSPPWVDHVELDSFRVLFGDGSLRLMDPKPSEHSGSYTCVFSLQHNTHTERSDVTIEPPPGGRSSAGQPSYWWIVGLVVAVLVGALVSMLVYLKVKGGSSKPGGNTEEATELNVVKGRPVGVSTRAPPHRDTRGSQRAVTMTTCGGLSLVPLSTRQ from the exons ATGGCGGCCATCCGGACCTGGGCCTGTTTCCTGCTGTGGGTCGGCCTCACCAGGCAGGACAAAGCTCCAG ACGTGGTCGTGACGTGCGTGGTCTCCGAGGAGTGCGTGCTCCCCTGCAGCTTCGAGCCGGCCGGCGAGGAGACCGTCGAGTggttcaaacaggaagtgatggtCTACAAGTTTCGGCGGGAAGAAGACGGTGGCCGCGACAACGGCGGTAACCACAGCGACAGCAGCAAGCAGGAGCACCGGGGCCCGGAGAGCCAGCAGCTCGCCGGCCGGGCCTCCGTTTTACCGCAGCTGGTAACCCGCGGCAACGCCACGCTTGTGGTCAGGGGGAGCGGCCTGAAGGACCGAGGCACGTACAGGTGTCACGTTCACACCTCGCAGGGCGAGCACAGCGCCAAGGTCATCGTGAAGGTCGAAG cgCCCATTCGAGGCCTGTCCCTGGAGCTGTCCCGCCTGAGCGGCTACGAGGAGATGAAGTGCACCGTGCGCGACGTCTTCCCGGCGCCCCGCGTGGCGTGGGCCACCGAGCCGCCCACCTTCCAGGACCTGCGGCCGGTCACGCGCGCGCTGGCCAACAAGCGCGGGCTGTACACGGTGGACAGCCGCCTCAAGAGGCTCAGCGGGCAGCCCGACCTCGTCTACGTCTGCAAGGTCACGACCTCCTACGGGGGCCCGGCCTGGACCTCCTCGCTCAGGGAGAGAG AGATACGAGGCGCCGAAGGGAAGGACCTGACCATCCCCTGCTCCGCCCCTCCTTACCTGAACCGGCCCTTCCTCGACTGGAGCTTCTCCGACGGGAAGGACCCCTCCCACATCCTCACCTACGACAGCCGGACGGGGGACGGCGCCTCCTCGCCGCCGTGGGTCGACCACGTGGAGCTGGACAGCTTCAGGGTGCTGTTCGGGGACGGCTCCCTGCGGCTGATGGACCCGAAGCCCTCGGAGCACTCGGGCAGCTACACGTGCGTCTTCTCGCTGCAGCACAACACGCACACGGAGCGCAGCGACGTCACCATCGAGCCCCCCCCCG GTGGGCGGAGCTCCGCAGGGCAGCCGTCCTATTGGTGGATAGTGGGCCTGGTGGTCGCCGTGCTGGTGGGGGCTCTGGTCAGCATGCTGGTCTACCTGAAGGTCAAAG GAGGAAGCTCAAAGCCCGGAGGCAACACCGAGGAGGCGACGGAGCTGAACGTAGTCAAAGGTCGGCCTGTGGGCGTCTCTACACGTGCACCTCCTCACCGGGACACCCGGGGGAGCCAGAGGGCCGTCACCATGACGACCTGTGGTGGACTCTCACTGGTACCTCTCAGTACGAGGCAGTGA